The genomic region tataagtttgtaacgattatgtgaaactcccttatattctagccccaaattcatgcatgcaaactaagtgtgcacccttaatcaacaaacaagaataagttatccatcaaacggttaagtaaattgcattcacaatttatgaaatcacaactggaattaatcaattcatattgcaaatataatcatggtttcaaagtctcccctagctaaaacaagtttagctcctcatgtttacaacaaaacaaagagaatataaattaaacattgaaaacaaagattgaatacacctagaaacgctccaacaatccaagcttgaatagccaaaacgtccaaggcttctcctctcttctttctccttctttgttgcggcacaatagcataaggtctagggataattggtttgggggatggaagtgtggaatggaaaaatggtgtttggattataaggggagagatgggaagctcacggctagggaagggagaatgtgtttgtaatgtgttgtgtatgaaaatgagatgttccatgaatgaatgaatgcaagggtatttataggagtagtggagggaacatatggctatgtcatttgtaggtgaagtaggtggatgttgtaggtgaagtggatgttgtaggtgaagtaggtggatgttgtaggtgaagtaggtggatgttgtaggtgaagtggatgttgtaggtgaagtaggtggatgttgtaggtgaagtaggtggatgttgtaggtgaagtaggtggatgatatgttaagtgataagtgataagtgatatgatatgtggttatgatatgataagtggttaagtggtgatgataagtgataagtgattaagtgatatgatatgtggtgatgataagtgataagtgcatgtgggttaactaatgaaggaaatgcatgtgcaatgacaatgtgttagaatggatgtgtgttatgcatggcatgattgggattaggaaaggtttaaatgtcctaaaactaaagagaacaaggttccaacactttggctccaattaggtcttcaatttcgtccaacactttggcttcaagcataagctatccgtccttagcccaaaagtgctccaaaagtctccaaaatgcatctttttgctcctttagccctttggacctacaaacacacgaaaatagcttaaagtaccaaaataactaaagaaacataacgtaaatgtacgagaacaagccatttaagtcgcataaatatgctcctatcatgtggTGGGCCACACTCgaacttttttttatcttttaatctTAGCAAAGGAGTCAACGACTGAATCTTGCCCGCCAAGTTAGCAATAAATCTCCTTAGGAAGTTGATTTCCCCCAGCAGCTTTTGCAGTTGTACTTTATTGGTGGAAAGAGATGATTCTATTATTGCCcgagctttgtttttgtttacctCTACCCCTCTCTATTAAGTGTTATTCCTCAATTTTGGATTTCACCACAATTTCATCAATGTATACTTCCATGTTATGGTCTATTAAGTCATGAAAAATGATGTTCATTACTCTCTGATAAGTTGCACCAGCGTTTTTGAGTCCAAATGGCATAACTACATACTCATATGCTCCAACATGCCTTGGGCATCTAAAAGCTATCTTATGTATATCTTCTTTATCCATTTTCATCTAATTATAACCAACATTCCCATTTATGAAAGATAGAATTTTGTGTTTTGCAATTGCATCTATGGATAGGTCAGCCATGGGCATGGGGTATTCATTTTTAGGCATGGCTCCATTAATGTTTCTATAGTCAACACAACATCGAACTGCATTAGTTATAGCTTTTAATACATGTACAATGTTGGCCAACTACTCAACATACTTGGCAAGCCTAATAAATCCAACATTTACCAGCCTTTCGATCTCTTCTTTGACTTTTTCTTCGATCTCTTTAGACATTCTTCGTGGTGCTTGCTTTACAGGTTTATATCCCTCATTAATAGGCATTTTGTGTTCTACTAAGGTTGAATCTAAACCTGTCATTTCAGTGTAATGCTaagcaaaacaatctttaaactcgTGCAGAAGGCTAACTATCCTTGCCCAATCCTTAGCTTCCAACAAGCCACTGATCTATATAGGCCTTGGATCTTCCTCAGTTCCTAAGTCAATGGTTTTTAAGGGGTCCTGTACCTCTGGTGCTGGCTTGTTAGATTCTGTACACAAAAATTCAATTGACTCTAGGCCCTCAGGCATATCATTGGGCCAATACAAGTCATAATACACTCAACCATATTTATGGTGGCCTCTATCTTCTTCTCAAAACACTCTCTTCTTCTCTGTCCTGGCTGCTTGAAGCCTTTTTcctccatttttcttcttcattggcCGAGCTTTCCCTTTCTTACTTTCTCTCTCGTTCTCATACACCAACTACTTAATTAAAGACCTGACTGCAACTACTTGgtcatttcttttttgttctgaCATTTATTGGTGTTAGGGAGCTGGAAAGATATGGGGCCTATCCCATTCTTCCCTAGTGAGAAACAATCCTTGCTCTAGAAGCTTTTGGGCCGTCACCTTAGTCGGGCAACCATTTTCATCAACTCCTAGGCACTGCAGAATCCCAACACTGGGATTGTAAAAACTGGCTTCTGTAATGTTGGCTGTAGTGAAAAATGGCCATGACTCAGCCTCTACCATTTCCCAAAATCCTGGTTCCATGGCCCCGACATCGTGGTAAACAGCTATTTGTTGATGCAGGGTAGAAGGCACAAAGAGACTCTGGTGAATCCAATCTATGCCCAGCAAAGCTCCATTAGTGGAACTATTGTCCACCACGAAGAATGTTGGCATGATTTATTTGGATCCCAAGTCAACTTCCAAGGGCAATATCCCATGCGTTCTGGTAATGGCTCCAGAAAAGTTAGAAACTGTTAAATCAGTAGGAATAAGTTCTTCCTTACTTCTTCCTAACTTCTTCATCTGTTTCAGCGATATTACATTAACCGCAACTTCTCTATCAATCAAAACCCTCTTGAAGGGTCTCTCTAGATGAGCAGTTACATATACAGGTTTGAGAGGGTTAGCTAAGGCCATACTTGGGCGACTAAAGACCATTATGTCTGAATACACTCTTTCGAGCTCCTTCCTTGAGAGTTCGGGCAAACCTATCTGGTTGGATTCTTTTTTTCCTACTTCCTCAACACTAACATTGCCATCATAGGTTCAGTTGCCAAGTAATCACCTTACATTGTGGCAGGCTAATCAGGATCGGCACAAAACATGTTAGATAGAACATAGATCATGTTTATGTGGAAGTTACTAGATCCATGTAAATCTTCTTTCTTGCCTCTAATATGGTCCATGAACTTATCTAACCAGGCATGTGCTTCTTTTGGTAACATTAGTTCGGGCAATTCTTCCTCCCTAGTTATACCAAAGTTTGACACTTGCCCTGGGATCTCACAAATAGTATCAAACAACAAAGGTGAAGGTATTTATCTCTCAGGTGAAATAGTTTCAAAACATATTGGTTGCGGGCTTCATCTTGGGGTTGGCATCATTATCATATCCTCTTAAGCTCTCCTGAAGATTCTGTACTTTCCAGGATAAAGGTTTTGTGGCACATGATCTCCTTCTCCTTCAGTCTTGTTATTGACCCTTTCCACCTCATTTTTGCTTCTCTATTGAAGTTAATTTCTTCCCCAATGAGGCACtttttcaaacttcacattCTCAGAGGTTTCTGATGTAGCAGAGACTTTTAATGAGTTCATATGGGCTTTGTGTTGCCTCTGGACTCTCCTGATCATAGAAGCTCCTATTTCCTTTACTGGTTTTCCATCATTCCTTACTACATACCATTTTCGTCCGAGTCGAGCTCATTCTTGGTGACTGGGGATACTGGGTTCTTTGTTCTTCCTTTCATTCTGACATCATTATAACTTGGATGGGGAGGCCTTACATTCATCCATTTTGGCATCTCTATCCTTCATTTCTTCTGAGGCTTTATAGTTTCTGAATACCTCAGACAAGCCTTTTAGTTCATAGTACTCTCCCAATCTTTGGAAGACATTTCTGGAGGTGTCTTTTTCAGCTGCCCGCATGATGCTCTTGCGAGCTTCATgattttccttctctcttcttctgatTAACTCTTGATCAATGATAGCTCATGATGCTGGCACTTCTAGCTCACATTCACATTGGCACTTGCTACACAACACCACCCCTTTAACTATGGCTGTTTTGGGTCTCTTGGGTAACATGATAGCTCATTCTGTAGGTCTGTTAACTTGCCTATTTTCTGCTTTCACTTCCCACATGGtttttcccttccctttctcagCCCAAGTCAGGTTGATCATGTTTATTAGGGCCTCTGGGAAGGGATCTGTGTCAATCATCATATTGGCCTGGGGTTTCTCCAACAACAATTTTCCTTTGACTATGAGGTCTTGTATCCAGTCCCTTGATTGGACACAGTTGGTTATGAAGTGGTTAAAAGTGTAGTGCAGTTTACAATACTTATTTTCTCTTAATTCTTCTGGTTTAGGCATCTTTTTGGTGTTATCGGGCACAATCACTCTTACCCACACCAATTGTTCTAGATCTCCACGACTTTGGTTAAATTAAAAGAGTAACTCTGGTATTTAGGGGGCTTCATATGGACAAATCCACCATCATTCATCATTACTTTCTGATCTTTGACTGACTGGACTAAACTTTTCACTATTAAAGGTTTGAATGGAGTGGTCATCTCTACTGCACACATTTCAATCCCCTCCACTTCATTGTCGTTACTTTCTCCAAGCTTTGATTTTTCAATCTCCAATTGATGAATCGCAGCTTTGCTTTTGTAGAAAGGTGGCACTTTGGATGAGTGTTTCACTTGTTATTCCTCAATTAACAGCTTCTCATACTTTGGGGCAGCAATTACCAGCTCTTATAGCTCATTGAATTGTACATCATAAAACTTTTTTCTCAAAGGCAGCCTTAATGCCTTCTAAGCAATGGATATAAGTTGGGCATGGTTGATAGGGAATTGGCACCTTATCCTTGTCTTTCTAAACCTCATCATGAAGTCCTCTATGGACTCATGGTCATATTGTTTCACCTCAACTAGATCGTTGATAGTCATCTCGGGCTTCACCATATAGAACTGTTCATGGAAAGCCATCTCCATTTGCCCCTAGTTAGCAATAGAATTAGGGGGCAACAGAGAATACCACTGAGATGCTAAGCCTACAAACGAATTCCCAAACAACCTTAACTTGTAGTTAGGATTGTCTTCAAATGCCACACAGTAGTTAGAAAACTTGAAGATATGATCTCTAGATGACACACTACAATTCTCGTCACTAAAAGTTGGGAACGCGGGCATCTTGAAGTTGAGGGGAAAAAGAGTCTACTCATCAATATACTCGAGGTAGGACTTCTGATAGGTGAGAGTCTGCTCATCAATATACTCGAGGTAGGGCTTCTGATAGGTGATCCTAAACAGCGGGTGAGCCTGGGGTTGAGCATTATGGACCACCATCATTCTTAACTCAACTAACTCATCTCTGAGTTATTGGTTGATTGTATTATTGTGGGGTGTAAGGAGGTTCCCACTTCGGGCTACACTCATTGCTTGAGAAAGCCTCATTCTTTGGTTCGGGCTGTCTCTATTTGGCCCCTCCTCCCTTATTAGCCAATGGTGGTGGCCTATAAGGAGGAGGCTTGCCCACAGTTGTGGACATAATTTTTCCACTAGATTCTCCAACTTGTTAGTTCATTCCGTATTTTTTCTTGTCTTGCCCAGCCCATCCCCTACTATCTAGTAAAAATAGTAGCGGGTCAGGCAAATAAGTTTTCAGGATCTCTTCTAATATTGGGTAACTAGCTCCAGGCCCTACTATCTCATTTCCTCTTTCCTTCATTTCCTCGAGTAAAGGAAATAGGGGAATAGCTGGTTCCTTTTCAGGGTTTGCCTCCTTCATCATTTCTCTAGCATAACTATCTTTTAGGGTAGAGTACTCCAGATCTAGTATTGTCTGCAAACTTCCTGTTAAAGAATAGAGTCTGCTCACCTCTCCTCTGGACTCCAAAGAGATCTTCTCCATACTTTTCAACACTTGCACCATGATGGCTTACAAGTCTTTATTAGTCACATTTCCTCTCGACTTCTAAGATGAAGTTGGGCTTTCCAGAATAGCTGGTCCTCGTAGGGAAGGGAAATCTTCTGGGTGATCAGTCATGCCTGATCTTGGTAGATACTGGTGTGGCTCATACTCTGTGTTCCATCTGAAGGTTCGCTCAttcctcttccttcttggcatacaagacTAACTAGGTCCCATTAAGCGTGTGAAAACTATGTTCGAGGCAAAATGTGGATCTAGCCCTTTGCACAACTCCCCAAGGGTTAATGGCACTTTGAGTGTGTATGTTGGTGTCAGCTGGCTTCTTACTGCTTGATATGCATCAAGAAGAGTacaaagttagttttgaaatgtgcctttgtggggcattaggtgtaggccttgaggctcacaatcaaaactaacaacaAGCTTGGCGTGTCACTGCTATCTCAGTTATAGCAGATGTAGAATGAGTGTGTTTTAAGTCGATTATTTGTGCCCCAAGTTActcaaacttcttgttatcaaaggattattGTAGATGAGTTAAGTCTACATTAAgatctttttcttgccttgtaaacaatgACTTTTAGTTCATGATCTTGTATGTTCGAATTAAGGGAGTCCAAAGCCTTTTAGACCATTTGCTTGATTCCAGGTTGTGctttaatgaaaacaaatttCTTAAGTTAACCAGATCCGGATGTAAATGAGACTTTTAGGTAGAAAATGACTGAGTATAACTTGAATATATGCTAAAAAGTACATTTAAGTGACATATCTACTAAtttaaattaacaaacaaaGAGATTCAGGCAAGACTTCACCTTGTTTGGCAAGGTTGAACCTCTTGCAGCCACTTCTCTTTGAGTTTATAAAGTTTGTGCACTAAAaaaggatggatggtaaacaggTTTTACACAAGGAAATCAATACTAAACCACTAGGGCCTTAGCAGAGCTTTCacactagacaaaagatagctTTTCTAAGGAAACTATTGTTAAAAAGACTGAATCTAGGTTGATTTCAGCTTTctggatgcaaatctggtttgagagcaaagtttgtatgtttgtttgtttgattggttgagtgtccttgtctcagATGCTTGCTTCCCCTTTTATATAAAGTTTGGTTCAACTGCTTTTAGTTATGCTCTTGCCCGAAAGCTCTTAGAGGATAGTGAGTCATCATCTTTTTACTTGCAGTGCCATTAAAAAGTTCTTTTTGGTTGATAATAGgttagtctccatcacttgtcacttcCATTATAGACACGTGGCTTTTGTCTTGGCTGAGAAGGCTTCTAACCCGTATTCAGGCTTCAAGGTTGGGCTTCGGGCAAATGCGATCTGTTTTAGTGCCCTTGGACTTCCTTTCTACTAAGCctaatattcaaatattaacccaaacaagtACCATAATACTTTTCTCCATTTATTGTTATTGTTAGTAGACTTAATGATGGAAACTGTATCTTTGTTGGACCTTTATTGCTAGTAGGCTTAAATGGATCGTATTTTAATCAGAACAGAACAGAAAATTAGAGACAGTGAGAAAAATTGGACTAATTAGCGAATGTATtgataaataagaaatatatcTTCTTGATCTGAAGTTTGAATAAACACTGAAGATTCGCATTCAACAATCAACATGAATCGAATCATGTAAATAAGTAACAGTAATAAACCGAAATATACGGTAAAAATGGTATGGCAATTTACAAACGCATCTGACTCTTCAGTCTATTGCATTGCAACTCTTTCTAACAATGCCTTGATTCCCCGTTAAAACACCTGAGTTGGAGAGCTTGACAAAGGCAGAAGAAAATGCCTGAAAGAAATCATCCTGATTCGCAGCGAAACGCTCGACAACCATAGCCGTGCGCGGGTCCATTACCATTTCAGCATCAATTCTAAGAATCCCATGGCCTCCAATCACATGATTGTAGTAGTGGTTGTCAAATATAAGTGTTGTGGGGTCATTAAGAACAAAGCTTGTATTTGATGTCAAAGAACCTTGTGGACAGTTGAGCCTTAAGAACGCTTCAAACCCAGGAGTCATGCCTTGTACTTGGCCGCCTTCGTCTGCTTGGTTTAGACGATTTAGGATGTTCAAACAGTGCGTGACTCCTAGCGTGTGCGCACCTACAGAAACGCAACACTCTGTAGTCATGTAACGAGAGGCAGAAACCTAATTGTAATCAACTAGTTACGCCTAAGATTTTCTCTCAAATTTGACATTTCTGTTtcttaaaagaaagaaaaaggctaATACCCATGATGGCCACAGATTCTTCAGTCATTCCTTTTTTTGCAAATAATTGAAGCATGCCATCAACTCCAATAGTGGGAGAAGGAAGCAAGGAATCTGCAAGCTTGTAGCTTGGAGCAAAAGGGGAATCTCTCCTTCCCAAAGCAACCTTTATTTGTGGCCCTCCTGACACAACCACAGCTTCTCGAGCCGCCAACACAAGAATGTCAGCACAAGATACCTGTTGGGGACATTGTAATTCAACCATTGATTTAAGAATGTTTATCGAATCCCTCTTTCGGATGCCGAAGTTTTTCCCTGCGGCCATCTCTGATGGCACAATGTTCGCATTCGGATCCACAAGAATTGAAGCATCACAGCCCTGCAATTACATCGTCAAGCATTACTTATTGAGCAAATAACTGAACTCAGACATGATAagctgaaaaataaaatatataataccgaagttacttttttttaaagcatgCACATCAGCCTCATTTTTGGAACCAATGTCTCAATTGCCTAAAttgatatattatatacacATTTTTCAGAAAGGGAATCAAGTAAAATTCTTAAACAGAGACATGGTTGACTGCAATGTTAGGGAGTTCAGCAACGTTAGTAGGCGTCTCGGGAAGAATCATCTTTTTTGTTTAAccgtctatatatatatatatgtgtgtgtgtgtgtgtaaaataaaattggagGGAGATTACCTGAACTTGACAATCATGGAACATGAGCCTCAGAAAAGCAGCAGGAGAAGTAGGATCAGTGAGAAAAGTAGGCTGGATGGCAGCTCTAACAATGGCTTCAACTTGTGGGCATGAATTCTCATAGAAATTATAAGAAAGGCCTTGCCCTTCAAcccaaatgctgaaaacaaacAGAGATATTCCTACAACTATAGCTCTCAGATTCATTGTGATGACCAGCTGCAGTACTATTAAATCACTGCTGCTGTGACCGACTGTTTGAAAACTCAGAACTCTGTCTGGCACCCCCAGTAGCCAGTAGTTGAacttaaagagagagagagagagagagagagagagagagagatcaaatatttctttattttttttctttcatatgtTGATGCAATTATGAACTTGTAGGACTTCAgttgcttttattttcttctagaatgagaattttgttGTAATCTTATAAGCCATTCAATGTGTAGATGGCCAACCCACTACAACTCTACATGTTTGTTCACTAATCCACTTGCTGCCTCATCATTCCATATAAAATCatacacaaaaacacaaaaccttACGgctgaaaagagaaaaaagaaagaaggaagaagggaggaagaagagagaagccACAAGGCTCATggcagagagaagaaaaagagaggagagaatagagagagttattttTGTAATCTTGTTACTTCAGATTATAaatgaaagcatcactgctACTCCGAGGATGTattccagtcacactgactgtagagaaacctcgtaaattttgtgttttgtttatttattccactgcacacaccgtcaattttacaacaaatttaaaaatattacaataatgCAAGAGAGGAAGAGTTTCCTGAATCAGGGGACAAATACTGCAAAAGAAGATGTCacacctgcataaggaaaaaaCCACTTCAGCAAGGGGAACAGataaggtaagtgaaaatgatacattgaaacttgtggaaaatcaacaagcGCAATAAACACGTGCCGATTCATCCTCGAGAAAGCCAAATATCACTTGCCACGTGAAGCTGCTCgtggtccaatttcattcaagatcaagcctcgacggcccttgaaggaatcacaagtccgattcaagatcaagtgttcaccacccttgaatcaaattaagCTCCAAATAAAAGGAGTAAATTCAAATCTTTGGAGGAAGTCTAGCAGAAggccctccagcccagttcaagaccaagcctgtggaaagttaacaacaagtaaAGCACCTCTTTCAGCAACTCTCTCCACTAAGAGACTAAAGCAGAAGGATCAATGATCAGtctaaagaatttgaaatcagAGGAAGATACTCATCAGAAGGAGTATCCAAAacagatcaagattttaacaaGTCAATTGAGGGCTTGTGGCCATCCAAGGGGGAAGTGTTGTAATCTTATAAGTCATTCAATATGTGGATGACCAACCCACTACAACTCTACATGTTTGTCCACTAATCCACTTGCTGCCTCATCCTTCCATATAAAAtcacacataaaaacacaaagCCTTACGattgaaaagagagaaaagaaagaaggaagaagagaggaagaagagagaagccACAAGGCTCATGGCagggagaagaaaaaagagaggagagaatatagagagttatctttgtaatcttattacttcatatataaatgaaagcatcactgctGCTCCGAGGACATACTctagtcacactgactgtagatgaaccttgtaaattttgtgtcttatttatttattccactgcatacaccgtcgattttacaacaaatttaaaaatattacaataatgCAAGAGAGGAAGAGTTTCCTGAGATGCACGGGTGATAATTAACTTAACACCATATCTACTAGAATATTGACCTACATGTTGGAATTTAGCAGCTGCTAATTACAAGTAGGtgtgaaaataaaaagtattaTTAGAACAGTGATGAAAATTGGAAACCTTTTAAATTAAAGGGTTTGCAAATTACCAAAACAAGAGGGCGTTTGCAAAGATGACAGggatattaaatattttatgtcAAATGGTTTTTGCCACGCCAAATAAGCTTTTAATACATTGCACGGCGTCGACCGGATGAACAATTATCCTTTTGCAGTGTCAGCTCATCTTGTAAAGTAAATGCTAGAAGTCTACTTGTAGTTTGACACTGAATTTTCTTTCTTGATGCAAATttcatatcatatatttttagttttcatcagttgatttttttttttttttttcacaaaagatAGTTGGCTCCTTGGATATAAAGCGTCATTCCTTCATGTGAACAAATTATGACATGATATGGGTGCAAAAACTTTTCTTGTCGTAATTATAATGAACTACATTAATTGACATATAAAATGATGAAATGCTCATCTATCTTCATATGAATTAAAGAGAAATATCTCTTTACATGTAAGAAAtcgaacaatttttttttttttttaacaaaacactaaCTGGTAGTAATCATAACGAAATCAACTACATCCCACCTTTTTACCATATGGCTAGCTAATGATATACTTCCTCGTTCATGGTAATTCGTAGAAAGCTTTATCGTTCATGGTAATTACTAATTAGTAGAAAACTTTGCTGAAATAGCACAAGCTTAACAGGGTTCGATCCCTTTCAAAATTCAGGCCTTAGGGTTCTGTGCTTGAATAATAACGGTGAAGATAAGTTTGGTGGTTGACTAGACCTGAAGATCTTTGAAGAGCACTTGCCCAATTCATCATATGCTTCTCAATACCAGGAAATTAAGTTAGCATGGTTCCCACAAACCTTGATTATTTTGGTTTGTCAAAATCAAACATGTGATGCCCTTGATAATTGATCACATATTCATATCTAAATCCCCACaatttcttgtgcatttatgatcttgtaaatttaattattggATTGAGAATTTTCTGCTCCCTGCCTCTCGGCATTTCCATATATACATGTTagatcaaaactaaaaaaatcaaaaccgaCACCCAAAAGGTCAAATCAATTGTACACTCTGCATAGTTTGGTCCCTCTTGGTTTCGAAAACGACTTGCAACTACCACAGTAGTGAAACAAGAATCACCACATGATCATGAAAACCTGTATGTTTTTGTACAAAAGTCATGGTCTTAAAATTACTCAACTGCGTTCATGAAAGTATTTTTAGTGTACTCGTAACACTATCACGTGGTATTATTATTTCACTCAAATTATGACatgtaaatttgtttttttaatttactttaaaAGTCGTATATATCAATACCGTCGCTCATCACTATTATATATAACAAGTTACTTGAGTAGAAAGATATACCACGTGATAAGAGTAATCTGAATACATTTACACACTTCTCTGTATCAAGAATGCAAGGAACAAAATAGTAAAACGTGTCGAGACGAGAAAATAGACAGTGAATGCGGCTGAGACTGACCCTAGCAGCACTGCTAGCTCTCGGAGTCAGCAAGAATGTCATGAGGCTGAAACTTTCACCAGTGtagatcttcttcttctttgatctACTTTCACCGACTTGGTTTTTGGGTGGTTTTCATAGAAAATGCATGTCAACCGCAACTGATCAGAAGAATAGACCGAGCACTGCAAAATGTGGGGTTGGGACCCAACAGTTGGCTGTGTATCCATTTATGTAGTCTAGCAAGTCATATTCTCTTACTCCGAATGCGTTGTTTCGTATcgttttatccaatttttttgttttataaactTATGAGTACTAAAATATTATAACTGATATTTTTATTCTAAACTACACTAAAGCGAGAAGGAAGGTTTTGAACTCGGGACACAGAAGGTTAAAGAGGAAGATCCTAACCACTAGAGCAATCCACTACTTGTATATAATTAACTTAGCTACATTTAtcatttttgaaaactaaaaggtGTTTTTGAATCAATTTTATCGCTAATAATTCCTGAAATTAACCTAACACATCATTATGGAGCCATGTTAGCTTTTTATCTATTTATGAAGGCTGACAAGTCATATTCAGGTGTTTTGAGCCCTTTTCATCACAGAAAGCTTCACTTGTTCACCAATTGTTGTAGCATCTAATTTACTTGAAAATTTTCTGTCTCTCCCACACACACCCATATATATGAGTAGTGCAAAGCAATTGTCTCTCTAACTTGTAAGTAGATCTCCAACTTCCTCCAAAAATCTTTGTTGTTTTCAGGCAAAATTGTACTAATTAATATGGTTCTTTTAGTTTACTTGAATTTTCAGTTTCATctcaatagttttttttttccttccttgtaGTTTTATTCCGTTGGCAGTAGTCCAATCTGCCAAAGGAGGGCAACGGCTTCCAAACTGAAAAacacttgaatttttttatgcCAAACTCATAATGTTCAAGCttagcttttgtgttgaaacaTGTTTCAGCACAAAATGAAAGGGTACAAAATTTGTAACGAAAAGTCTCAAATTAtatatttcatatttatttttttaggatttGATAAAATATA from Pyrus communis chromosome 4, drPyrComm1.1, whole genome shotgun sequence harbors:
- the LOC137730626 gene encoding peroxidase 29-like, whose amino-acid sequence is MNLRAIVVGISLFVFSIWVEGQGLSYNFYENSCPQVEAIVRAAIQPTFLTDPTSPAAFLRLMFHDCQVQGCDASILVDPNANIVPSEMAAGKNFGIRKRDSINILKSMVELQCPQQVSCADILVLAAREAVVVSGGPQIKVALGRRDSPFAPSYKLADSLLPSPTIGVDGMLQLFAKKGMTEESVAIMGAHTLGVTHCLNILNRLNQADEGGQVQGMTPGFEAFLRLNCPQGSLTSNTSFVLNDPTTLIFDNHYYNHVIGGHGILRIDAEMVMDPRTAMVVERFAANQDDFFQAFSSAFVKLSNSGVLTGNQGIVRKSCNAID